A DNA window from Streptomyces canus contains the following coding sequences:
- a CDS encoding type II toxin-antitoxin system VapB family antitoxin produces the protein MSRTVIDLDDEALEAAARELGTSTKRDTINTALREVTARYRRLRALDEARELVAEGALDIDLLLDKSAYRPTSAGAADDDRGAGAHE, from the coding sequence ATGAGTCGGACGGTCATTGATCTCGACGACGAGGCACTGGAAGCAGCTGCCAGAGAGCTCGGCACCTCTACCAAACGCGACACCATCAACACCGCGCTGCGGGAAGTCACGGCCCGCTACCGGCGTTTGCGAGCACTCGACGAGGCCCGCGAACTGGTGGCCGAGGGCGCTCTGGACATCGACCTACTGCTGGACAAAAGCGCATACCGCCCCACGAGCGCGGGCGCGGCGGACGATGACCGCGGCGCGGGAGCGCACGAGTGA
- a CDS encoding PIN domain nuclease yields the protein MTVADYLIDTSALARVLLRQNTAEWDDRIAAGLVAICDLTELEVLYSARSATERARLKSALEAHYAWCPMPDGVYRRSRVIQEQLTAKGEHRSAGPVDLLVAAAAEEAGLTLLHYDRDFETIARTTGQPVRTIDLRK from the coding sequence GTGACAGTCGCCGACTACCTCATCGACACCTCCGCCCTCGCCCGCGTCCTCCTCCGCCAGAACACGGCCGAATGGGACGACAGGATCGCCGCCGGCCTCGTCGCGATCTGCGACCTCACCGAACTGGAAGTCCTCTACTCGGCCCGTTCGGCCACGGAACGCGCCCGCTTGAAGTCGGCACTCGAAGCCCACTACGCCTGGTGCCCCATGCCCGACGGTGTCTACCGCCGCTCCCGCGTCATCCAGGAACAGTTGACTGCCAAGGGAGAACACCGCAGCGCGGGCCCCGTGGACCTCCTGGTGGCCGCAGCCGCGGAAGAAGCGGGACTCACTCTGCTCCACTACGACCGCGACTTCGAGACCATCGCACGCACAACAGGGCAGCCGGTCCGCACGATCGACCTCAGGAAGTAA
- a CDS encoding TetR/AcrR family transcriptional regulator, which translates to MRVTKAQAEQNRAHIVATAARLFRERGYDGVGVAELMAAAGFTHGGFYKHFRSKADLMAEASASRLSQIAARAEGVDPAEFVESYVSREHRDGRGGGCTIAALSGDAARQPADIKAEFAAGIEQLLTVLQAPGDTPADADQRGDRTTLIDMLAHSVGAVMLSRACPDDSPLADEILDVCRQGILASLAHGSSDQPAARRPEA; encoded by the coding sequence ATGCGAGTGACCAAGGCGCAGGCGGAGCAGAACCGTGCGCACATCGTCGCGACAGCCGCCAGGCTGTTCCGCGAGCGCGGCTATGACGGTGTCGGCGTGGCGGAACTCATGGCAGCCGCCGGGTTCACCCATGGCGGGTTCTACAAGCACTTCCGTTCCAAGGCCGACCTGATGGCCGAAGCGTCCGCGAGCAGGCTCTCGCAGATCGCGGCACGGGCAGAAGGCGTGGACCCGGCCGAGTTCGTCGAGAGCTACGTCTCCCGGGAGCATCGCGACGGGCGCGGCGGCGGGTGCACCATCGCGGCTCTCAGCGGCGATGCCGCACGTCAGCCGGCGGACATCAAAGCGGAGTTCGCCGCCGGGATCGAGCAGTTGCTGACGGTCCTTCAGGCCCCAGGCGACACGCCGGCGGATGCGGACCAGCGTGGGGACCGCACCACTCTGATCGACATGCTCGCTCATTCGGTCGGCGCGGTCATGTTGTCGCGGGCATGCCCAGATGATTCTCCGCTGGCGGACGAAATCCTCGATGTCTGCCGCCAGGGGATTCTCGCCTCGCTGGCGCACGGCAGCAGCGATCAGCCGGCGGCACGGCGTCCGGAAGCCTGA
- a CDS encoding alpha/beta fold hydrolase, with protein sequence MSDTHATAPTQYIEVDGDRFAYRRWGKPSGVPIFLVQHFRGGMDHWDPLLTDGLAEGREVILFNGRGIASSSGKPRNRMEDMADDIAAVIRALGLEQVDLLGFSIGGFQVQEVTLRHPQLVRKLLLLGTGLRGGDPTSDPQVPDHALNPVHVLENFLFLFFGRSEAAIEAGRAFWERRHQRADQDPPSSPAVAQAQVEAVIAYAEPLPGENPYAFLNAITQPTLVLNGENDVMIASINSWHLAQNIPNAQLLIYPDAGHGAQFQYPERFLKHALQFLDE encoded by the coding sequence ATGAGCGATACGCATGCCACCGCACCGACTCAGTACATCGAGGTCGACGGCGACCGGTTCGCCTACCGCCGCTGGGGCAAGCCCTCCGGCGTCCCGATCTTCCTGGTCCAGCACTTCCGCGGGGGAATGGACCACTGGGACCCCCTGCTCACCGACGGCCTGGCCGAAGGCCGAGAGGTCATCCTTTTCAACGGGCGCGGCATCGCCTCGTCATCCGGCAAGCCGCGTAACCGGATGGAGGACATGGCCGACGACATCGCCGCGGTCATCCGGGCGCTGGGGCTGGAGCAGGTCGATCTGCTCGGCTTCTCGATCGGCGGTTTCCAGGTACAGGAGGTCACGCTGCGCCACCCTCAGCTGGTGCGCAAGCTCCTCCTGCTCGGCACCGGCCTCCGAGGCGGGGACCCGACGAGTGACCCCCAGGTGCCTGACCACGCGCTGAATCCGGTCCACGTCCTGGAGAACTTCCTCTTCCTGTTCTTCGGCCGCTCGGAAGCCGCGATCGAAGCCGGCCGGGCCTTCTGGGAGCGGCGTCACCAGCGGGCCGACCAGGACCCGCCGAGCTCGCCCGCAGTCGCGCAGGCGCAGGTCGAAGCGGTGATCGCCTATGCGGAACCGCTGCCCGGCGAGAACCCCTACGCCTTCCTGAACGCGATCACCCAGCCGACACTGGTCCTCAACGGCGAGAACGACGTGATGATCGCCTCGATCAACTCCTGGCACCTCGCCCAGAACATCCCCAACGCTCAACTGCTGATCTACCCCGATGCCGGGCATGGAGCGCAGTTCCAGTACCCCGAGCGGTTCCTGAAGCACGCGCTTCAGTTCCTCGACGAGTAA
- a CDS encoding YtxH domain-containing protein produces the protein MRYKLTFVVGLTLGYVLGTRAGRERYEQLKKSARQVSQNPAVRNTAETAAQQGRQFAGKAYHAVSEKVGDRVPESVTQRVRSLRDRNTNGAPEDDWGTSTT, from the coding sequence ATGCGCTACAAGCTCACGTTCGTGGTCGGACTGACTCTGGGTTACGTGCTGGGCACCCGTGCCGGGCGCGAGCGCTACGAACAGTTGAAGAAGTCCGCCCGCCAGGTTTCCCAGAACCCCGCCGTCCGCAACACCGCGGAGACGGCGGCGCAGCAGGGCCGCCAGTTCGCCGGCAAGGCCTACCACGCGGTCAGCGAGAAGGTCGGCGACCGGGTGCCGGAGTCCGTGACCCAGCGGGTGCGCTCGCTCCGGGACCGCAACACGAACGGCGCGCCGGAGGACGACTGGGGCACCAGCACCACGTGA